In the Moraxella osloensis genome, GCTAGGCGGTTTGGTGTGTATAACGCTTGGAACCCTGCCGAGAACATCGAGGGCGCAGCAAAATATTTGAAATTTTTACAAAGCCGTTTTGGTAATATCCAGCATGTGATAGCAAGCTACAATGCCGGTGAAGGCAACGTCAGTAAATACGGCGGCATTCCCCCATTTCGTGAAACTCGTGATTACGTACAACGGGTGTTAAGCCGCTACAACAACTTATATCGCAATGACCCCAATCTGCGCTCTAGTACTAGCAGCAATGGCTTTCAAAATGTTAGCTATAATTCATCAAATACTTATAGGATTGTCCGCTAACAAACGTGTTTATAAGCCCAAAACCAGAAGCCCAAAACCAGAAGCCCAAAACCAGTTTAATACTGGCTTTTTTTATGTTACAAATTTATGCTACTTTTCCCTTTAATTTGTTGCATTAAACGCTATTATACTAAATATCATAGTCAACTTATTGTTGATAAGTATATTTAATCGTTTGATTGCCTTTAGGAAACCGTCATGTTACGAATTGGCTTATTTCTTTTAACTAACCTAGCGGTGATGGTGGTGTTTGGTATCGTAATGAACGTCATCGCGCCAATGCTAGGGTTCAATTTGGGCGGCACAGGCACGACTAGCCTGCTGGTGATGTGTTTCATCTATGGCATGATAGGGTCGTTTGTATCGCTGTTGATGTCAAAATGGCTCGCCAAACGCTCCACAGGTACGCAAGTCATTGAACAGCCTTCTACCCAGTTGGAGGTTTGGTTGGTTGAAACGGTTCGCCGTTTGGCGCAAAACGTCAATATTGATATGCCAGAAGTGGGTATCTTTGAGAATCCATCGCCCAATGCCTTTGCGACAGGTTGGAATAAAAACAAAGCTTTGGTTGCGGTATCGACTGGGCTACTGCAATCGATGAACAAAGAAGAAGTCGAAGCGGTACTTGCGCATGAGATTGGTCACGTTGCCAATGGTGATATGGTAACCTTAGCGCTTATTCAAGGGGTGGTTAACAGCTTTGTGATGTTCTTTGCGCGCATTGTGGGTTTGTTTGTAGATCAGGCGATATTTAAAAATGACAGCAATTCACCTGGTATGGGCTATTATATTACCAGTATGGTGTTAGATATTGTGTTTGGTATTGCCGCACAAGCAGTGGTCATGTGGTTCTCTCGTTATCGTGAATACCGTGCGGATGAAGCAGGCGCGCGTTTGGCGGGTAAATACAACATGATTGCTGCGCTTGAAGCGTTAAAACCTGCCAGCCAGCAGCCTGACTATATGCCACAAGGCATGAAAGCCTTTGCCATTAATGAAGGAAAAGGGGGATTTAGTTTCTCCCAGTTATTTGCCAGTCACCCCTCCTTAGATGACCGTATTGCCCATTTACAAAAATTGGCTAACTAAACATTTGTGTATTTAAGCACTAAAAAACCCAATCATTTGATTGAGTTTTTTAGTGCTGATCTTATATCAAAAAATTAACTGACCAAACCAATCATTTGGTTAGATTCGCCGCATCCATGGCATCTTTGTGCAGGCGGGTATTTAATTCATC is a window encoding:
- the htpX gene encoding protease HtpX — protein: MLRIGLFLLTNLAVMVVFGIVMNVIAPMLGFNLGGTGTTSLLVMCFIYGMIGSFVSLLMSKWLAKRSTGTQVIEQPSTQLEVWLVETVRRLAQNVNIDMPEVGIFENPSPNAFATGWNKNKALVAVSTGLLQSMNKEEVEAVLAHEIGHVANGDMVTLALIQGVVNSFVMFFARIVGLFVDQAIFKNDSNSPGMGYYITSMVLDIVFGIAAQAVVMWFSRYREYRADEAGARLAGKYNMIAALEALKPASQQPDYMPQGMKAFAINEGKGGFSFSQLFASHPSLDDRIAHLQKLAN